A genomic region of Papaver somniferum cultivar HN1 chromosome 7, ASM357369v1, whole genome shotgun sequence contains the following coding sequences:
- the LOC113293838 gene encoding uncharacterized protein LOC113293838, producing MHAVESAAVNTNRHFPSSSHPPASHNKRQRPLCDYCIKHGHVRDKCYKLHGFPTPSSILPVAASATALPPDSTSIQPSIPTLSADQYARLLALINPPAKSTQMEHRANFAGPSHEASDWSG from the exons ATGCATGCTGTCGAATCAGCTGCAGTTAACACCAACAGGCACTTTCCTTCCTCATCTCATCCTCCAGCAAGTCACAACAAACGCCAGAGACCTCTTTGCGATTACTGCATCAAGCATGGACATGTACGGGATAAATGCTATAAGCTGCATGGTTTTCCTACTCCCTCCAGCATCTTGCCAGTTGCTGCTTCTGCTACAGCCTTGCCGCCTGATTCAACTTCCATTCAACCATCCATTCCAACTTTGTCCGCTGATCAGTATGCTCGTCTCCTAGCTCTTATCAATCCTCCTGCTAAGTCTACACAGATGGAGCATCGTGCCAATTTCGCAG GACCGAGTCACGAAGCAAGTGATTGGTCGGGCTAA
- the LOC113294032 gene encoding uncharacterized protein LOC113294032, with protein sequence MDGTYASPPPSPTHQHQENQSNGNSRLILHPYVIHPSDNPATFLFSRLLQGDNYGSWVRGITKALNAKGKLGFVDGSLPPPVDDLTHRCWKRCDNLVGSWLLNFIHPDIRASCLYAASSHAIWKYLQVRFCISNAPILFRLKSVIASIRQESMSVSLYYTKIKALWDQYDSLVAITKACICGAGKSVMERLERDRAMKFLQGLHDRFSNLHSQILTMEPFPTALRIFDLV encoded by the coding sequence ATGGATGGAACCTATGCATCTCCTCCACCTTCTCCAACCCATCAACATCAAGAAAATCAATCCAATGGAAACTCTAGACTTATCCTACATCCCTACGTCATTCACCCTAGTGATAATCCCGCAACTTTTCTTTTCTCTCGGCTTCTCCAAGGAGATAACTACGGTTCATGGGTAAGAGGTATTACAAAGGCATTGAATGCTAAAGGAAAATTGGGTTTCGTCGATGGCTCGTTGCCTCCACCTGTTGATGATCTAACCCACAGGTGCTGGAAAAGGTGCGATAACTTGGTAGGCAGTTGGttgcttaattttatacacccaGATATTAGAGCAAGCTGCTTGTATGCTGCATCGTCTCATGCGATATGGAAATACCTACAGGTAAGGTTCTGTATTTCCAACGCTCCAATCCTTTTTCGTCTTAAGTCTGTTATTGCTAGTATTCGTCAAGAATCAATGTCGGTATCACTTTACTACACGAAAATCAAAGCCCTCTGGGATCAGTATGACTCATTGGTAGCAATCACGAAAGCCTGCATATGTGGTGCTGGAAAATCAGTGATGGAACGATTGGAACGTGATCGTGCAATGAAGTTCTTGCAAGGCCTTCACGATAGATTCTCCAACCTCCATAGCCAGATCTTGACTATGGAACCATTCCCCACTGCTTTGAGAATATTTGATCTCGTCTAG
- the LOC113293830 gene encoding uncharacterized oxidoreductase At4g09670-like, with protein MAQITSKVKFGILGCARIGRTVGRAITLAPNTDLYAVASRSIEKAKNYAVTNGFPSTTKVYGSYEELLDDTDIDAVYVPLPTSLHLEWAVKVAEKKKHLLLEKPVALSVEEFDVIVKACEDNGVQFMDGTFWMHHPRTSKMREFLDDSEKFGEMRHVHSIYTFPGDDGFLKNNIRVKPDLDALGALGDVGWYCVRSILWVSNYEMPKTVTALRGPIINDSGVILACGASLQWEDGKVATFQASFLANLTMDLTALGSKGTLNLRDFVIPFQETSSSFTVSNTSFEELVTGLVQVPSEQVVPTDLPQEAQMVNEFSSLVIRIKESGSKPETKWPSISRKTQWVLDAVKASIDKGFETVEI; from the exons ATGGCACAAATAACCTCTAAAGTTAagtttggaattcttggatgcgCACGTATAGGGAGAACAGTAGGAAGAGCCATTACACTGGCACCAAACACTGATCTTTATGCTGTAGCTAGTCGTTCCATCGAAAAGGCTAAGAACTATGCTGTAACAAATGGGTTTCCATCAACAACAAAGGTTTATGGAAGTTACGAAGAGCTTCTTGATGACACAGATATTGATGCTGTTTATGTACCACTTCCTACTAGTTTACACCTAGAGTGGGCTGTAAAAGTTGCTGAGAAGAAGAAACATCTACTGTTGGAGAAACCAGTTGCTTTGAGTGTGGAAGAATTTGATGTTATTGTCAAAGCTTGTGAAGATAATGGCGTTCAGTTCATGGATGGTACTTTTTGGATGCACCATCCTAGGACTTCGAAAATGAGAGAGTTTCTGGATGATTCTGAAAAGTTTGGTGAAATGAGACAT GTGCACAGCATCTACACATTTCCTGGCGACGATGGTTTTCTCAAGAATAACATACGAGTGAAGCCGGATCTCGATGCACTTGGAGCACTAGGTGATGTAGGATGGTACTGCGTCAGGTCCATCTTGTGGGTCTCCAACTATGAGATGCCAAAAACAGTTACTGCACTTCGTGGACCCATTATTAACGATTCAGGAGTAATTCTCGCATGTGGCGCTTCTTTACAATGGGAAGATGGTAAAGTAGCCACCTTTCAAGCTTCCTTCCTTGCTAATCTTACTATGGATTTGACTGCATTAGGTTCAAAAGGAACTCTTAATCTTCGAGATTTTGTTATTCCTTTCCAAGAAACCTCTTCTTCCTTTACTGTATCAAACACAAGTTTCGAAGAACTCGTGACAGGATTGGTACAAGTGCCTAGTGAGCAGGTTGTTCCAACTGATCTCCCACAGGAAGCTCAAATGGTTAACGAGTTCTCAAGTTTGGTCATAAGAATTAAGGAATCTGGTTCGAAACCAGAAACAAAATGGCCAAGTATTAGTAGGAAGACACAATGGGTTCTTGATGCAGTCAAGGCATCCATTGATAAGGGTTTCGAGACAGTTGAGATTTGA